In Pseudomonas sp. MYb327, one DNA window encodes the following:
- a CDS encoding Hpt domain-containing protein, translating into MGDRHDYVALEWVKGEIAETLKQAHHAIEIQLDDPQATHALSDCLACIHQVHGSLQMVEFYGAALLAEEMEQLATALQQNRVSHRDEALHLMLQALGQLPIYLDRVQSARRDLPLVVLPLINDLRSARGESLLSETSLFSPQLPELPALDEEALKRLEPADLPSVLRKLRQMLQMALVGLLREQDDDTHLSYLATVFSRLESLCGNAPLSPLWQVASALVEGMRGGAIANSPALRSLFKDAEKELKRLLEQGMRAINQPAPPELLKSLLFYIAKAEHPTGQMLTMKDRYGLDEALPDSAMVDEERARLAGPDRDAMRSVLAALCEELVRVKERLDLFVRSDRQHTADLDSLLAPLRQIADTLAVLGFGQPRKVIIDQLAVVLSLAQGQRAPDDAILMDVAGALLYVEATLAGMVGTVEPESQEESRLPTTDLTQIHQIVIKEARICLQQAKDMIVDYIDADWDRQHLQALPALLTQVRGALAMIPLSRAASLIETCNHFIREHLLLDPGQPGWQELDSLADVIASLEYYLERLNDDPEAPGEQLLDIAEQSLASLGFFPSEHHVPVLEDVLSPSEAQVMQQMQELDDPAIVQTLADVLASPVSALNPPALTTPGSLLPPPAGEEPVDEELREVFLEETDEVLEILREYLPRWSANPDNTSALSEVRRAFHTLKGSGRMVRALVLGELAWAMENLLNRVLEHSVAPGNAVQQLLGEVVKLLPDLVAEYADNAQRQRNDVDQLAARAHALAKGEESAADEDTQDVAALDPLLLEIFRKEAETHLNSLNRFLDQAAEHLPLQASDELQRALHTLKGSASMAGVLPIAELAASLDQLAREYKAHQIVLDLDEVEVLLEAEGLFRLGLRQLKSDPLAEIPDAPALIERTQTLLAERLASLSNTPSTGLRTKRNPQLINNFLAQGMDILLDAESLLQRWQQHPGERQELSALLDELTTLGEGAHLADLHPVDALCEALLDLYGAVEESSLAVSEVFFHEAQSAHEALINMLDELAAGQEVSPQPERIRALHGLLDQSLDPSAMGLIRSDGSRSLSIRDLSDATAELAQATVEEPAQTTVGAGLPAMDSQAPRLSNENASSLTPIAGKPAPTGERIADLDDEIVSIFLEEAVDILESANQALQRWLSEPHNAAPLSSLQRDLHTLKGGARMAEVEPVGDLGHELESLYQGLVDRRYSQGEGLSQLLQQSHDRLALMLEQLQQHQPVDDPSELIEAIRAFRQGHAGNAEVAEPAASDDSTHHDSELLDIFLEEGFDIIESSGAALVRWQAEPSSRQEMETLLRDLHTLKGGARMVEIAPIGDLAHELEFLYEDLSAGVLKPTSALFELLQRSHDRLAQMLDATRAGEPLPPADRLIDAIKNFSHPAVLEAPAPVTLPPTVKTETPLLQPDAGADMVKVSAELLDDLVNLAGETSIFRGRIEQQVSDAQVTLNEMETTIERMRDQLRRLDTETQGRILSRQQVDAERLGYEEFDPLEMDRHSQLQQLSRALFESASDLLDLKETLDRRNHDAENLLQQQGRINTELQEGLMRTRMVPFERMLPRLKRIVRQVSEELGKDVEFIVGNAEGEMDRNVLERMAAPLEHMLRNAVDHGLETAEVRVAAGKPAQGRITLDLLREGGDIIFDIRDDGAGVPLEAVRRKAVKRGLLDPNSELGDRDVLQFILQPGFSTAEKITQISGRGVGMDVVHEEVRQLGGSMSIDSVPGQGVHFRIRLPFTVSVNRALMVHCGEDQYAIPLNTIEGIVRVLPNELEGHFRFDPPTYEYAGQRYELCYLGELLKTSPRPKLLGQSLPLPVLLVQCNERHIAVQVDAMAGTREIVVKSLGPQFAAVQGVSGATILGDGRVVLILDLLAPIRALQAHVPQRSKTHDLEVEPQRPLLVMVVDDSVTVRKVTSRLLERHGMNVLTAKDGVDAMLLLEEHLPDVMLLDIEMPRMDGFEVATQVRSDERLQHLPIIMITSRTGQKHRDRAMAIGVNDYLGKPYQESVLLESIALWSKTHA; encoded by the coding sequence ATGGGTGATCGGCACGACTATGTGGCCCTCGAATGGGTCAAAGGCGAGATTGCCGAAACGCTGAAGCAGGCTCATCACGCGATTGAAATCCAGCTTGATGATCCGCAGGCAACTCACGCCCTGAGCGATTGCCTGGCGTGCATCCATCAGGTTCACGGCAGTTTGCAAATGGTCGAATTCTACGGCGCGGCCCTGCTCGCCGAAGAGATGGAACAGCTGGCCACAGCCCTGCAACAGAACCGCGTCAGCCATCGTGACGAGGCGCTGCACCTGATGCTGCAAGCCCTCGGGCAGTTGCCGATCTACCTCGACCGGGTGCAAAGCGCCCGCCGCGATTTGCCGTTGGTGGTGCTGCCGCTGATCAACGATCTGCGCAGTGCCCGTGGTGAAAGCCTGTTGTCGGAAACCAGTCTGTTCAGCCCGCAACTGCCCGAGCTGCCAGCCCTGGACGAAGAGGCGCTGAAGCGGCTGGAACCGGCAGATCTACCGAGCGTGCTGCGCAAGTTGCGGCAAATGTTGCAGATGGCCCTGGTCGGTTTGCTGCGCGAGCAGGATGACGACACGCATCTCAGTTATCTGGCGACCGTGTTCAGCCGACTCGAAAGCCTGTGCGGCAACGCACCCCTGAGCCCGCTGTGGCAGGTGGCTTCGGCTTTGGTCGAAGGCATGCGCGGCGGCGCGATTGCCAACAGCCCGGCCTTGCGCAGTCTGTTCAAGGACGCTGAGAAAGAACTCAAGCGTCTGCTCGAACAGGGCATGCGCGCAATCAATCAGCCGGCACCGCCGGAGCTGCTCAAAAGCTTACTGTTCTACATAGCCAAAGCCGAACATCCCACCGGGCAGATGCTGACCATGAAAGATCGCTACGGACTGGACGAGGCGCTGCCCGACAGCGCAATGGTCGATGAAGAACGCGCACGCCTGGCCGGTCCCGACCGCGATGCCATGCGTTCGGTATTGGCGGCGCTCTGCGAAGAGCTGGTGCGGGTCAAGGAGCGCCTGGACCTGTTCGTGCGCAGCGACCGGCAACACACCGCCGATCTCGACAGCCTGTTGGCGCCGCTGCGGCAAATCGCCGACACCCTGGCGGTGCTGGGCTTCGGTCAGCCGCGCAAGGTCATCATTGATCAACTGGCGGTGGTGCTGAGCCTCGCTCAGGGCCAGCGTGCGCCGGATGATGCGATTCTCATGGACGTCGCCGGGGCGTTGCTCTACGTCGAAGCGACCCTGGCCGGAATGGTCGGCACCGTGGAACCCGAGAGCCAGGAAGAGAGCCGCCTGCCCACCACCGACCTGACGCAGATCCATCAGATCGTGATCAAGGAAGCGCGTATTTGCCTGCAACAGGCCAAGGACATGATCGTCGACTACATCGACGCCGACTGGGACCGCCAGCATTTGCAAGCGCTGCCGGCCTTGTTGACCCAGGTACGCGGCGCATTGGCGATGATTCCGCTGAGCCGCGCGGCGAGCCTGATCGAAACCTGTAACCACTTCATCCGCGAGCACCTGTTGCTCGATCCGGGGCAGCCCGGTTGGCAGGAACTGGACAGCCTGGCCGACGTGATTGCCAGCCTCGAATACTACCTTGAGCGCCTCAACGACGACCCCGAAGCACCGGGCGAGCAGTTGCTCGACATCGCCGAACAAAGCCTGGCATCACTCGGTTTCTTCCCCAGCGAACACCATGTCCCGGTGCTCGAAGATGTATTGAGCCCCAGCGAAGCGCAGGTCATGCAACAAATGCAGGAACTGGACGACCCGGCCATCGTCCAGACGTTGGCCGATGTGTTGGCCAGCCCGGTTTCCGCCCTGAACCCGCCGGCCCTGACCACGCCGGGCAGCCTGTTGCCGCCGCCCGCCGGTGAAGAGCCAGTGGATGAAGAATTGCGCGAAGTGTTCCTCGAAGAAACCGACGAGGTGCTGGAGATTCTTCGTGAATACTTGCCGCGCTGGTCGGCCAACCCCGACAACACTTCAGCCCTGAGTGAAGTGCGCCGCGCCTTCCACACCCTCAAGGGCAGTGGCCGGATGGTCCGTGCCCTGGTGCTGGGCGAGCTGGCCTGGGCCATGGAAAACCTGCTCAATCGCGTGCTGGAGCACAGCGTCGCGCCGGGCAACGCGGTGCAACAATTACTTGGCGAGGTGGTGAAGTTGCTGCCGGACCTGGTGGCCGAATATGCCGACAACGCCCAACGCCAGCGTAACGATGTCGACCAATTGGCCGCCCGCGCTCATGCCCTGGCCAAGGGCGAGGAGTCGGCCGCCGATGAAGACACCCAGGACGTCGCGGCTCTTGATCCGCTGTTGCTGGAGATCTTCCGCAAAGAAGCCGAAACCCATCTGAACAGCCTCAATCGCTTCCTCGATCAGGCCGCCGAGCACCTACCCTTACAGGCCAGCGACGAGTTGCAGCGCGCCTTGCACACACTCAAGGGCAGCGCGTCGATGGCCGGGGTTTTGCCGATTGCCGAGTTGGCCGCGTCGCTGGATCAACTGGCGCGGGAGTACAAGGCCCACCAGATCGTCCTCGACCTCGATGAAGTCGAAGTGCTCCTTGAAGCCGAAGGCTTGTTCCGTCTCGGTTTGCGCCAGCTCAAGAGCGATCCGTTGGCGGAGATTCCAGACGCTCCAGCATTGATCGAGCGTACCCAGACATTGCTCGCCGAACGTCTAGCCAGCCTGTCAAACACGCCGAGCACGGGTTTGCGGACCAAGCGTAATCCGCAGTTGATCAATAACTTCCTGGCCCAGGGCATGGACATCCTGCTCGACGCCGAGAGCCTGCTGCAACGCTGGCAACAACACCCCGGCGAGCGCCAGGAACTCAGTGCGCTGCTGGATGAACTGACCACCCTCGGCGAAGGCGCACACTTGGCCGACCTGCATCCGGTGGATGCACTCTGCGAAGCCTTGCTCGATCTTTATGGCGCCGTGGAAGAAAGCAGCCTGGCGGTCAGCGAGGTGTTTTTCCATGAGGCGCAAAGTGCCCATGAAGCACTGATCAACATGCTCGACGAATTGGCCGCTGGCCAGGAAGTCAGCCCGCAGCCGGAACGAATTCGCGCCTTGCACGGTTTGCTCGACCAGAGCCTCGATCCGTCCGCCATGGGGCTGATTCGCAGTGACGGGAGCCGTTCCCTGAGCATTCGCGACCTGTCCGATGCCACCGCCGAACTGGCACAAGCCACCGTGGAAGAACCGGCACAAACCACTGTAGGAGCTGGCTTGCCAGCGATGGACTCACAGGCGCCGCGTTTATCCAATGAAAACGCGTCATCGTTAACGCCCATCGCTGGCAAGCCAGCTCCTACAGGGGAGCGCATTGCCGACCTGGATGACGAGATCGTTTCGATCTTCCTCGAAGAAGCGGTGGATATTCTCGAAAGCGCCAACCAGGCCTTGCAGCGCTGGTTGAGCGAGCCGCACAACGCCGCGCCGCTATCGTCCTTGCAACGTGACCTGCACACCCTCAAGGGTGGCGCACGCATGGCCGAGGTCGAGCCGGTCGGTGACCTGGGCCATGAACTGGAAAGCCTTTACCAAGGCCTGGTGGACCGCCGCTACAGCCAAGGCGAGGGGCTTTCGCAGTTGCTGCAACAGAGCCATGACCGACTGGCGCTGATGCTTGAACAGCTGCAACAGCACCAACCCGTGGACGACCCCAGCGAACTGATCGAGGCTATTCGCGCGTTCCGCCAAGGCCACGCGGGCAATGCCGAGGTTGCGGAACCCGCCGCGAGCGATGACTCGACTCATCATGACAGCGAGTTGCTGGACATCTTCCTCGAGGAAGGTTTCGACATTATCGAAAGCTCCGGTGCAGCGCTGGTGCGTTGGCAGGCTGAACCTTCGAGTCGCCAGGAAATGGAAACCCTGTTGCGCGACCTGCACACCCTCAAGGGTGGCGCGCGCATGGTGGAAATCGCGCCAATCGGCGATTTGGCCCATGAACTGGAATTTCTCTACGAAGATTTGTCCGCTGGCGTTCTAAAGCCCACTTCGGCGTTGTTCGAGCTGCTACAGCGCAGCCATGACCGATTGGCGCAAATGCTCGACGCCACCCGTGCCGGTGAGCCATTGCCGCCCGCTGATCGCCTGATCGACGCGATCAAGAATTTCAGCCACCCGGCAGTGCTGGAAGCGCCCGCACCGGTCACGTTGCCCCCCACGGTAAAAACCGAAACCCCGCTGCTGCAACCCGATGCCGGTGCAGACATGGTCAAGGTCTCGGCGGAGCTGCTCGATGATCTGGTTAACCTGGCCGGCGAAACGTCGATCTTCCGTGGGCGGATCGAGCAGCAGGTCAGCGATGCACAAGTCACGCTGAACGAAATGGAAACCACCATCGAGCGGATGCGCGACCAGTTACGCCGCCTCGACACCGAGACCCAGGGCCGGATCCTCAGCCGTCAGCAAGTAGACGCCGAACGCCTGGGCTATGAAGAATTCGATCCACTGGAGATGGACCGCCACTCACAATTGCAGCAACTGTCGCGCGCCTTGTTCGAGTCCGCCTCCGACTTGCTCGATCTCAAGGAAACCCTTGACCGACGCAACCATGACGCGGAAAACCTGCTTCAGCAGCAGGGCCGCATCAACACCGAGTTGCAGGAAGGGCTGATGCGCACGCGCATGGTGCCATTCGAGCGGATGCTGCCGCGCTTGAAGCGCATCGTCCGTCAGGTGTCCGAAGAGTTGGGCAAGGACGTCGAGTTCATCGTCGGCAACGCGGAGGGTGAAATGGATCGTAACGTCCTCGAACGCATGGCCGCACCGCTGGAGCACATGCTGCGCAACGCCGTGGACCATGGCCTTGAAACTGCCGAAGTGCGGGTCGCGGCGGGTAAACCGGCGCAGGGGCGGATCACCCTCGACCTGCTGCGCGAGGGCGGCGACATCATTTTCGATATCCGCGACGACGGCGCCGGGGTGCCGCTGGAGGCGGTGCGACGCAAAGCCGTCAAACGCGGCCTGCTCGACCCGAACAGCGAACTCGGCGACCGCGACGTGCTGCAATTCATCCTGCAACCGGGTTTTTCCACCGCCGAGAAAATCACCCAGATATCCGGGCGTGGCGTCGGGATGGACGTGGTGCACGAAGAAGTGCGGCAGCTGGGTGGCAGCATGAGCATTGACTCGGTGCCGGGGCAGGGGGTGCACTTCCGCATTCGCCTGCCATTCACCGTGTCGGTCAACCGGGCATTGATGGTGCACTGCGGCGAGGATCAGTACGCGATCCCGCTGAACACCATCGAAGGGATTGTCCGCGTGTTACCGAACGAACTCGAAGGGCATTTCCGCTTTGATCCGCCGACGTATGAATACGCCGGTCAACGCTATGAACTGTGCTACCTGGGCGAGCTGCTGAAAACCAGTCCACGGCCAAAACTGTTGGGCCAGAGCCTGCCGCTGCCGGTGTTGCTGGTGCAATGCAACGAGCGCCACATCGCCGTGCAAGTCGACGCCATGGCCGGTACTCGCGAGATTGTGGTCAAGAGCCTCGGCCCGCAGTTTGCAGCAGTGCAGGGCGTGTCTGGAGCGACGATTCTGGGCGATGGCCGGGTGGTGCTGATTCTGGATTTGCTGGCGCCGATCCGCGCCTTGCAAGCCCATGTGCCGCAACGGTCGAAAACCCATGATCTGGAGGTCGAACCGCAGCGGCCATTGCTGGTCATGGTGGTTGATGACTCGGTCACCGTGCGCAAGGTCACCAGCCGTTTGCTCGAGCGTCACGGCATGAACGTGCTGACGGCCAAGGACGGTGTCGATGCCATGTTGCTGCTCGAAGAACACCTGCCGGACGTGATGCTGCTGGACATCGAAATGCCGCGCATGGACGGCTTCGAAGTGGCGACACAAGTGCGCAGCGACGAGCGTCTGCAGCACCTGCCGATCATCATGATCACCTCCCGCACGGGCCAGAAACATCGCGACCGGGCCATGGCCATCGGCGTCAACGATTACCTCGGCAAGCCGTACCAGGAATCGGTACTGCTCGAAAGCATTGCCTTGTGGAGCAAAACCCATGCTTGA
- a CDS encoding chemotaxis protein CheW, whose product MLERLMSQRTNNLTGLLLPLADRNLILPNVAVAELIDYQPAAFDLDTPPWYLGRVTWRNRQIPLLSFESACGNKIAIGERARIVILNALGGRPELKFMAMLVQGIPRSYKLDSQLSYVDVPLCPLEKAAVQVGDQVAKVPDLLALEELLVTAGLS is encoded by the coding sequence ATGCTTGAGCGGCTAATGAGCCAGCGCACCAACAACCTCACAGGCCTGCTGCTGCCACTGGCCGACCGTAACCTGATCCTGCCCAACGTAGCGGTTGCCGAACTGATCGATTACCAACCGGCGGCGTTCGATCTCGACACCCCACCGTGGTATCTCGGCCGGGTGACGTGGCGTAACCGGCAGATTCCGTTGCTCAGTTTCGAGTCGGCGTGCGGCAACAAAATCGCCATTGGCGAGCGCGCGCGGATCGTCATTCTCAATGCGCTGGGCGGTCGGCCTGAACTGAAATTCATGGCAATGCTGGTTCAAGGAATTCCGCGCTCGTACAAGCTCGACAGTCAGTTGAGCTACGTCGACGTGCCGTTGTGTCCACTGGAAAAAGCGGCGGTGCAGGTGGGCGATCAAGTGGCCAAGGTGCCGGATTTGTTGGCGTTGGAGGAGTTACTCGTGACGGCCGGGTTGTCCTGA
- the mdcA gene encoding malonate decarboxylase subunit alpha → MTTSISPDSRWTRRRSEKQRRLELVRGLADGVVLPTDKIVAALEALILPGDRVVLEGNNQKQADFLSRSLVKADPARLHDLHMIMPSVGRAEHLDLFERGIARKLDFAFAGTQSLRISQLLEDGLLEIGAIHTYIELYARLVVDLIPNVVLSAGFMADRAGNIYTGASTEDTPALIEPAAFSDGIVIVQVNQLVDDVSELPRVDIPASWVDFVVVADKPFYIEPLFTRDPRHIKPVHVLMAMMAIRGIYEKHNVQSLNHGIGFNTAAIELILPTYGESLGLKGKICRNWTLNPHPTLIPAIESGWVESVHCFGTELGMENYIAARPDVFFTGRDGSMRSNRMFSQLAGQYAVDLFIGATLQVDGDGHSSTVTRGRLAGFGGAPNMGHDPRGRRHGTPAWLDMRHGDAVEPMLERGKKLVVQMVETFQEGGKPTFVETLDAVDVAKKSGMPLAPIMIYGDDVTHLLTEEGIAYLYKARSLEERQAMIAAVAGVTAIGLRHNPKDTARMRREGLIALPEDLGIRRTDATRELLAAKSVADLVEWSGGLYNPPAKFRSW, encoded by the coding sequence ATGACAACATCAATTTCCCCCGACTCGCGATGGACGCGGCGGCGCAGCGAGAAGCAGCGGCGTCTCGAGCTGGTGCGAGGTCTCGCCGATGGTGTGGTGTTGCCCACCGACAAGATCGTGGCGGCGCTGGAAGCGTTGATCCTGCCCGGCGACCGCGTGGTGCTGGAGGGCAACAACCAGAAGCAGGCGGATTTTCTTTCCCGTTCACTGGTCAAGGCTGACCCGGCCAGGCTGCATGACCTGCACATGATCATGCCCAGCGTTGGTCGCGCCGAGCACCTGGACCTGTTCGAACGCGGTATCGCCCGCAAACTCGATTTCGCCTTCGCCGGCACCCAAAGCCTGCGCATCAGCCAATTACTCGAAGACGGCCTGCTGGAAATCGGCGCGATTCACACCTACATCGAGCTTTACGCTCGGCTGGTGGTGGACCTGATTCCCAACGTCGTGCTCTCGGCCGGTTTCATGGCCGACCGTGCTGGCAACATCTACACCGGCGCGAGCACCGAAGACACCCCGGCCCTGATCGAACCAGCGGCCTTCAGCGACGGCATCGTCATTGTCCAGGTCAACCAGTTGGTGGATGACGTCAGCGAATTGCCCCGCGTCGACATTCCGGCGTCATGGGTCGATTTCGTGGTGGTGGCCGACAAACCGTTCTACATCGAACCGCTGTTCACCCGCGACCCGCGCCACATCAAGCCTGTGCACGTGTTGATGGCGATGATGGCGATCCGCGGGATCTACGAAAAACACAACGTGCAGTCGCTCAACCACGGCATCGGTTTTAACACCGCCGCCATCGAACTTATCCTGCCGACCTACGGCGAATCCCTCGGTCTCAAAGGCAAGATCTGCCGTAACTGGACGCTCAACCCGCACCCGACCTTGATCCCGGCGATTGAAAGCGGCTGGGTCGAAAGCGTGCATTGCTTCGGCACCGAACTGGGCATGGAAAACTACATCGCCGCCCGGCCCGATGTGTTCTTCACTGGGCGCGATGGCTCCATGCGTTCCAATCGGATGTTCAGTCAGCTTGCCGGGCAATACGCGGTGGATCTGTTTATCGGCGCCACGCTGCAAGTCGATGGCGACGGTCATTCCTCCACTGTGACCCGCGGACGCCTGGCCGGATTCGGTGGCGCGCCGAACATGGGCCACGACCCGCGCGGTCGCCGTCACGGTACGCCGGCCTGGCTTGACATGCGTCACGGCGACGCTGTCGAGCCGATGCTCGAACGCGGCAAGAAGCTCGTGGTGCAAATGGTCGAGACGTTCCAGGAGGGCGGCAAACCGACTTTCGTCGAAACCCTTGATGCGGTGGACGTGGCGAAAAAAAGCGGCATGCCGCTGGCGCCGATCATGATCTACGGCGACGACGTCACTCACCTGCTGACCGAAGAAGGCATCGCCTACCTGTACAAGGCGCGATCCCTGGAAGAACGCCAGGCAATGATCGCCGCCGTCGCCGGGGTGACAGCCATCGGCCTGCGCCATAACCCGAAAGACACCGCGCGCATGCGCCGCGAAGGTCTGATCGCCTTGCCCGAAGACCTCGGCATCCGCCGCACCGACGCCACCCGCGAATTGCTCGCCGCGAAAAGCGTGGCCGATCTGGTCGAGTGGTCCGGTGGCCTCTACAACCCGCCCGCCAAATTCAGGAGCTGGTAA
- a CDS encoding triphosphoribosyl-dephospho-CoA synthase produces MHAFNLQPKTLTLAERLADLAVDALIDEADLSPKPALVDRRGNGAHTDLHLGLMHASALALWPAFKAMAEAAIEIGEIGLPLREAIGQIGRDGEQAMLATTNGVNTHRGAIWALGLLVAAAALEPKSTAASSLSLRAARLALLDDRYAPRPLSHGAQVALRYGARGAREEAQLGFPAVTQRALPQLKRSRAAGHGEQNARLDALLAIMTNLADTCVLYRAGEEGLQSMQLGAQAVLDAGGSANLAGRRRLHELDQQLIALNASPGGAADLLAACLFIDRIESGDGIIQGVF; encoded by the coding sequence ATGCACGCCTTCAACCTGCAACCGAAAACCCTGACCCTGGCCGAACGGCTGGCGGACCTGGCGGTGGACGCGCTGATCGACGAAGCCGACCTGTCGCCGAAACCGGCATTGGTCGACCGTCGTGGCAACGGTGCTCACACTGATTTGCATCTGGGGCTGATGCACGCGTCGGCGCTGGCGTTGTGGCCGGCGTTCAAGGCGATGGCTGAAGCCGCCATTGAAATTGGCGAGATTGGATTGCCGCTGCGCGAGGCCATCGGCCAGATCGGTCGTGACGGCGAACAAGCGATGCTCGCCACCACCAACGGTGTGAACACCCACCGTGGCGCGATCTGGGCCTTGGGTTTGTTGGTCGCCGCTGCGGCGCTTGAGCCCAAGTCCACCGCCGCGAGTTCCCTCTCTTTACGCGCTGCGCGCCTGGCCTTGCTCGATGATCGTTATGCGCCGCGACCGCTGAGCCACGGCGCCCAGGTCGCTCTGCGCTACGGCGCACGCGGTGCCCGTGAGGAAGCGCAGCTCGGATTTCCGGCAGTCACTCAACGCGCACTGCCGCAACTCAAACGCAGCCGTGCTGCCGGCCATGGCGAACAGAACGCCCGGCTCGATGCGCTGCTGGCGATCATGACCAATCTGGCCGACACCTGCGTGCTGTATCGCGCTGGCGAAGAAGGCCTGCAGTCCATGCAGCTCGGTGCCCAGGCAGTACTCGACGCGGGCGGCAGTGCCAACCTCGCCGGGCGCCGTCGCTTACATGAGCTGGACCAACAATTAATTGCGTTGAACGCCTCGCCCGGCGGCGCTGCCGACCTGCTCGCAGCCTGCCTGTTCATCGACCGAATCGAGTCCGGCGACGGCATCATCCAGGGAGTTTTCTGA
- a CDS encoding malonate decarboxylase subunit delta, with protein METLSFEFPAGQPPRGRTLVGCVGSGDLEVLIEPGQAGKLTITVQTSVNGSEQRWQHLFARMFDGQMPPAMDIDIHDFGATPGVVRLRLEQGFEEISHD; from the coding sequence ATGGAAACCTTATCCTTTGAATTCCCCGCGGGGCAGCCGCCACGCGGCCGCACGCTGGTGGGTTGTGTCGGCTCGGGCGATCTGGAAGTGCTGATCGAACCGGGGCAGGCCGGCAAGTTGACCATCACCGTGCAAACCTCGGTCAATGGCAGCGAACAGCGCTGGCAGCATCTGTTTGCGCGGATGTTCGACGGGCAGATGCCGCCGGCGATGGACATCGATATCCACGATTTCGGCGCGACTCCTGGTGTGGTGCGCCTGCGTCTGGAACAAGGCTTCGAGGAGATCAGCCATGACTGA
- a CDS encoding biotin-independent malonate decarboxylase subunit beta, producing MTDSAALLSKHSFVELGARQRAKALLDAGTFRELLDPFQRVMSPWLSRQGVVPQADDGVIIAKGSIDGLPVVIAAIEGAFQGGSLGEVGGAKIAGALELAAEDNRKGIATRAVLLLETGGVRLQEANLGLAAIADIHAAIVDLRQYQPVVGVVAGSVGCFGGMSIAAGLCSYLLVTQEARLGLNGPQVIEQEAGLEEYDSRDRPLIWSLTGGEQRFATGLVDRYAEDDVAQIRQQVSQLLQQGLPAQHRSTQAELFLQRLTRLDAEPQIEPSVVRDLYQGERS from the coding sequence ATGACTGACAGCGCAGCGTTGCTGAGCAAACACAGCTTCGTCGAGCTCGGTGCTCGGCAGCGGGCAAAAGCCTTGCTCGATGCGGGTACCTTTCGCGAATTGCTCGATCCGTTCCAGCGCGTCATGTCGCCCTGGCTGTCGCGTCAGGGCGTGGTGCCGCAAGCCGATGACGGCGTGATCATCGCCAAGGGCAGCATTGATGGTTTGCCGGTGGTGATTGCCGCCATCGAAGGCGCGTTCCAGGGCGGCAGCCTTGGTGAAGTCGGCGGGGCGAAAATTGCCGGCGCGCTGGAGTTGGCGGCCGAAGATAACCGCAAGGGCATTGCGACCCGCGCCGTATTGCTGTTGGAAACCGGCGGTGTGCGTTTGCAGGAAGCCAATCTTGGCTTGGCCGCGATTGCTGATATTCACGCGGCGATTGTCGATCTGCGCCAGTACCAACCGGTGGTGGGTGTGGTCGCGGGCAGCGTTGGTTGCTTCGGCGGCATGTCGATTGCCGCCGGTTTGTGCAGCTACTTGCTGGTGACCCAGGAAGCACGCCTCGGTCTGAACGGCCCACAAGTGATCGAACAGGAAGCCGGGCTTGAAGAATACGACTCCCGGGATCGTCCGTTAATCTGGAGCCTGACAGGTGGTGAGCAACGCTTTGCCACCGGACTGGTGGATCGCTACGCCGAAGATGACGTGGCGCAGATCCGCCAGCAGGTCAGCCAATTGCTCCAGCAAGGTTTACCAGCGCAGCATCGCAGCACTCAGGCCGAGCTGTTCCTGCAACGGCTGACGCGTCTGGACGCCGAGCCGCAAATCGAGCCTTCGGTGGTTCGCGATCTGTATCAAGGAGAGCGTTCATGA